A segment of the Manihot esculenta cultivar AM560-2 chromosome 13, M.esculenta_v8, whole genome shotgun sequence genome:
TAATTTGACTAATCATGTCATTCAATTTTtacagaaagaaaaaggaaattattGCAAAACGCAACAAGTATGGATAATCATCTGTGACTTTATTTGCTCCTCTCCCTCATCTAATCTACACAATTAAATAAGTGATATGATGTAATACAATATGTCTAGCAACCATACATAGTTGTATCCATTGACTTTTAGCCATCAACTATCAACTACTGCTAGTGAGCAGCCTCATTATGTTTGCTCTTCTTCTGATAGTTTTCTTCAGTCGACCAGTTCAAATATCTCTCAATTTTAGAAGATATGATTCTTTGGATGTATGTTACTGTTGTCTAGTAAATTACCTTTTGAGAAAATGAAAGCTTGGCTCTTGATGGTGTATGATCAGAAACATTGGTGAATTATTCAGTCTTATGTATAATGACTTGGTACATGTAGACTAATTGACATCATTTATTTTTGAAAGACTCTAGAAAAAGCGAAAGCAACTTCTTTGTAAGTGTGGAGTGGCATAAAGCATCATGTTTTTTGCTTCACTGACTTGTAAATATGAAAAGCTATCTCATTGGACTTTCTAATATATGTACATGATTGGATCTTTGTTTGCCAAGCAGGGTTTGCATTCTTGTGTTTGGACTTCTCCTGCCAATCTTTTAGGCATCTATTGATTTAGAACAACTTAATCATATGCTTTCATTCTAGGAGTGATAATAAAGTTATGATAATGTTAAGCTTTCTGCAAAATAGGAAGGTAAAGGGATTCaatctttttcattttcccTTTTCTAGTTTGGTTATGGTTTATGTAAACTATTGAAAGGAATAATTACACTAAACCATGCTTGTGATATGTATTAGTATCGGACTATGTAAGAGCGTGCATGCTACGCATGTCCATCcatgtttctttttcttatgaGCACATGTATGTAGCGCATAAGTACGACTTTGTGTGCCTCATAGACTTTGTGTGCCTGCTACTTTTGTCTCTGAATTTGTGATCTATTATGAATGCATCTTTGAAAcattatatgaaattttattttggaTGTCCACCTGTCTAACAGTAGTGATTTAGGACTCAGGTGTCTTTAATCAGTTGTACGTGTCTTATTACTAAGTGTTTGGTGCATGTTAAACAGATGAAGATGGCCCAAATGCAGCATTCTTCATCTCAACAGCCAGGCCAATTGCAGCAGCAACAGGTTGTCCTTATGCATGATGAGTTTCAATAGCTAACTTTATGAGCTAATCAATGAACAATCAACTGTAGTACAATCTGCACAACAATTATGTCcctttcaactagaataaatgCAAAAAATTTATTGTCCTAACAACACTCTAGTGGCTGGCTGCAGGGTAACAGGAAAAGGAAGCAGCACTCTTCATCTGGAGCTGCTAACAGCACTGGTACAGGGAATACTGTGGGTCCTTCACCCAATTCTCCTCCATCAACTCATACCCCTGGTGATGGAATAACAACAGCAAGCAGTTTGCAGCATGTTAACAGTGTGTCGAAAGGCTTGATGATGTATGGTCCAGAGGGGACGGGAGGTCTTGCATCATCTTCCAACATGCTGGTATACTTGTTTTACTTATCCCGATAGAGAAATAAGCAACTAAGTGAACATATCATATAGCAGGCACATCTGTAACATTATTGCATTTATGAATTATGAGATGCTTTCTCTAGTTCTCAAAACTTATCACGAATGACATGCCATGTTCTAAGATATTCTAATGTGTCCCTgccaatatattaaaaaaaaaacagatttGTTTCCAAACCAACTGCATTTTGGATGCCTTAGTGTAGAAGTTATATAAAAAATCAGATAGACTATTTTCAAGGAGATCATATTGTTATATGCAGGAAGACATGGACTGCTTTGGAGATATTGCTAGTCTGGATGATAATGTGGAACAGTTTCTTCCACATGATGGAGGAGATGGAAGCAATTTATATGGAACATTAAAGCAAAGTTCCACCGAGCACCAAAAAGAATCTACTAAAGGTATTCCCCTGTGGCATCATTCTATTCTGCCTGTACAGAGTTGGAACGGTTGTTACAGTTCTACTTGAGCCACAACTAAATTCTTGATCATAGGTTTTACTTTTGGTGAGGTTGGTTGCATACGGACAAGGAATAGCAAGGTCACTTGCTGTCATTTTTCTTCAGACGGAAAGTTGCTAGCCAGTGCCGGGCATGACAAGAAGGTATGCTGTATAATGCTATATGTGATGAAAACATATTTGAGAAAAATATCCAGCATGATAATAGGTTATTTCACTTATTATGCATAATAATTATATCTTTATGAAAAATGAAGTGTGGATCGAAAGTTGAAATCCCAAGATCAGAGGCAAATTAGCTGGCAGTCCCTCCTgctattaaattaaaagatcaCAACTTATGGAATGCTGTGCTAAGGCACTGTGGGGTTCTTTGTGCTTATGTTTCTGACGGCAGAATCTCCTTTTCTAATCTTATATTATCAACTGTAATGTGTCCTCTAGCATGGTAATACATGTGTGAGCTATCAATTATGATCCTCAGTTACTTTGTTAGAAAATTAGCAGAAAAACATAGAAGTTGTTTAATACCTAGAAATCGGAATATGAGATTTAAAGATTACACAAATTACTTTTTTgctacaataaaaaaaaacttttttgcTTGATGCATTAGGTTGTCCTGTGGAACATGGATACCCTACAAACGGAGAACACCCCTGAAGAGCACAAACTAGTTATTACAGATGTTCGTTTTAGGCCAAATTCATCTCAGTTGGCCACAGCATCAGTTGATAAATCTGTGTGGCTATGGGATGCAGCCAATGTGAGTATCTTTCCTTGTCATAAACCCAGTTTATTGCTGAATCCTTTAGGTGCGGGCATGGCATTGATGATAGTTTTAATTGCAACACCTTAAGTAGCATTTAGAATCTTAGATACTTTGTTTTGCTCACTATACACTCAGTTTCTGCCAATCATTTGTAATCCTTGCCATAAGTTGTCATGCATCTCTGTTCCTCGTACAATGGTTtactcttgttttttttttttgtttttttgcagCCAAGCTATTCCCTGCATGCACACACAGGGCCCACGCCTGTCATGTCCCTCGACTTCCACCCTAAGAAAACTGATCTTTTCTGTTTTAGTGACAATGACAATGAAATCCGCTACTTTAATATTAATCCATTTGCATGCACTCGTGTTTCTAAGGTTCGTTCGCTCATTTTACCTATCACATCTAGTGTTAGAAAGCTACAAGACATCATTGTTCTGTTTCAATCTTCTGCTCAGGGAGGCACAGCTCAAGTGAGATTTCAACCAAGAATTGGACATCTACTGGCAGCAGCATCAGATAAAGTAGTTTCCATCTTTGACGTTGAAACTGATAGACAAACATTTACATTCCAGGTATTGCATTTCAAATTGACTGTTTGTTGTCTGTGATTCTGGGCTGAGCTCAAGCAATATATACCCTGTTGCTGATTGAATAATGAAATGTTTGAAGGGTAGCTTTCAGAAATTCCCTCTTTATGTGCTAATGTTTATTATTCGTTTCCCATCTTACTAGCAGGGACATTCTGAAATGGTAAACTACATATGCTGGGATGCAAATGGAGATATTCTGGCATCTGTTAGTCAGAACTTGGTGAAGATTTGGTCTTTGGCGTCAGGGGAGTGCATTCAGGAGTTTGGTTCCAGTGGAAACCAGTATCATTCATGTGTTTTCCATCCAAGCTATTCAACTCTCCTGGTGATTGGAGGAATTTCGGTAGGTCCTCTCTTAGATAATAAACATGAATAGGCTATCTTCTATAATGACTTGCCAGACACACTATTACAATAGGAGGCAGCATGATGATTTTCTTTCATGGCTTACACATAGGCTTGTGATATTTGTCGAATCTAGTATAAGGTGTCGATATTTATTGATATTTCTATACATCAGCAAGGCTAATGATGGACTTCCTGAACGTCTCATGGAAATGGGTCGTTTGTACATGTCCTTCAGTCCATAACATTTATCAATATTTCTACACATGATATATCATGCAACTACCATAACGCGGTGGCTTTCATAAATAGTGAATATATTTCTAACTATTCTATTTTATGTCTTGAAAAAAAATGTGGTTGCAGTCATTGGAGCTATGGAACATGGCAGAGAATAAGAGTATGACAATTTCAGCCCATGACAACATTATCTCGGCCTTGGCACAGTCACCTGTGAATGGAATGGTAGCTTCCGCAAGTCATGACACATCTGTTAAGCTGTGGAAATAATTCCAGATGTTAGTTTTGCAGAAGTCAGTTGGGTTTCATGCAATGGCATGGTTGCTCGCTTGTTAGATCActtatgcaattttttttttttttacaatatttatccCACATGTGTAATTTGTAtcacttctttttcttcttttaaaaaaaattgtgattCTATTTGGGTCAAGATTATGAAAATCTAGAAGCAAAAGGAGCAGTTTGATTGGCGGAAGACCGAGTGGTAGATTGCTAATTGGCTCTACATCACATGTACCCAATTGTGATCTTGTTATTGTTCGAGTttctcatttctttttttttttttctttttttaataattattattttttaagagaTTTGTACTGTTTGAGCCTGCATGGTACAGAGAAGAAAAATAAGGTAAGTAAAGCAAGGGAATAACAGAAAATATAAGGTATGACTAATTAATCTCACTTTTTTCGAGAATTacgaaaaataaaatgaaaagaaaataaatacatGATATGATTGATTGGTCTCTTTTTCCTGCAGAAAATGATTTAAACATAATACTATCAAATCAATTGGATCCctatttttaagttttatttatttatttacttgaaatttGACGGATTCCTCGTTGAAATGATGGGCCATGGGTGCAATTCGAGTGTTAATGTGATGACTGAAATTGGTTGAAAGCATGGGTAGACCAAACTGAATTGTTTtgttttactttcagtttaattCGATTAATATCTCAAAATTGATTTGGTTCAATTGCTCATAATATAGAATGTAGTTTTTTTCACTTTACGTTTGGTTTAGAACCGAACAGGCACATTGCAAACCCATACTAAGAGCAGGCATTAAATACTGATTCCATTTTTCCAGCACTGCACCCACTCCTCTTCTAACAGGTCGGTTTCTTTGGGACATTATGCCGAATACCTCTTCCATCGTCCCTTTCTTCTCCTCACATCCTGTGAGTCCATGATTTATGCTGTACAGAACCACCCCTGTTCAACTAACCATACGCGAGCACTAGTCTTGACAGTATCACGTCTCCCCTCcccacttttcttttttctttatttatctttatattttatggACTGGAAACCGTGGGAGATCCAGAAATTTACGTTAGaaccaattttattttaaataaattattatttaatcattatagtattaaaaaatttattatttgatattattaaaaCGTCTCAATTAATTAGTCCACCCtctaattttaatcattaaatattataaaaactcAGAATGTGCTATATAAGAGGaaataatatcattaaattCAGGTATTATGAAATGATTTAGTCCAAGTTAGACTAATGCATACACCCATGCTTCAATTTAAAGCTAAGAGGGAGCAATCTCATGGGGTTGAGGTTCCAAACTTGCTGCTTGCTTTGTTTCTGCCATTTCAACTTCAAATGCACCAGAATCTGAAGATATTTCCTTCTCCATTGCTATCCTTTTGATTTTTGCTACTCGTATGGCCTGCAACTCGTATCTGATAAACAACCCAAGAACAAAGATATCATATTTTGTACATGAAAGTGCAAATTAATATATGCATGCATCATCACACCCGTGTGAGGGAGAAATAGGCAAAATACCATAACTTATCCAACTGAAAGAACAGGCAACAACCATCAATCTCCCGTTAGTCGGAGATTAAGCTCACAGCATTTATGAGATTATGAGATTAAGCAATTGCTTAGTGTTAACTACCAATTGCCGTTATGATATAGGGATATATgaagagtaaaataaaaaatacaaaagcTTGACCATATTTAAGGTTAATCTGGAGCCCATGCACATACAAGGAAAAtttcaaaaagaataaaaaagaaacaaaataagTAAAGAGTTGGCATATATGTCTAACCTCAAAACTAAACTTAGTACCAAGCATTTTCAGCTATGGCTTGCATTGGGAGTCATAGGAGATAGGACAAGGAAAAGAGGCAATAAGACATATTTTCTCCAGAGATGTTATCTCAGTTAAAGATTTTCTTAAGTATTTATCTGAAAACAGAAGATTTGATTCAGGGCCAGAGATAAAAAGATAAACTGTTTGCAAAATAGTGCAGGAACTATAGTATATCAATTGAACCTATCCTATTTGTTGTTATGACTTATAAGCAATGGTGTTAGACTTTCTAAACAGACATATTCATTCCTCCCTAATTGCTCATTACTTGAAAGATCATGGTGAAACAGCACTAACTATGAGATCCAATTAAAAGAGTCTTacttgagagaaaagaagttgCATATATGAAGAAAGCTCAGATTTATACTGAACTGATTCTGCTCTAGTGGAGTCAGTAGCACACTTTATATTGAATAATTAGCTTTCAAGTCATGCAACTGCACTATGAGGTCCAATTAAAAGAGTTCTACTTGAGGGAGAAGCAGTTGCATGTATAAACAAAGCTGAGATTTCTGCTGGACTGATTCTGCTCTAATGGATTCTAGAGCACACTTCGTACTGAATCATTCCCTTTCAAGTTCTGCAACGCGTTGATACCTAGACTGCCAATAAAATTGAGATGCTAAGAACCCATGACCGAAGAATAGACATTCTGGTCCTGCAACAAGGATTTGGACTACTGGAAAAAAGTTCTATCCTTTGAGAAAAGTTGCTTCAGAACTCTGCTGGAGAATGACTATTACCCTGGATGGATCATATACAGCCAGTCTCAAGTCCAGATAAAATAGAAGGGTGGTAATAGGTGACAACTTAACAGATGTAGCCCTAAATTTAGTAGAATTCTTTGCTATATAATAAGAGGTGCATGGAGTCCAAGTAAAGGATTTTTGTCTTCAATGGAGGAAAAAGCACATACAGTACAAAAGCTTAGGACAAAAACTTAGTTGAGTTGAGCCTCAAAGGTTTCTGCTAGCTCACCAATCTTTTCTTCCTATGCACAAAATGTCCATATATCCTAGTGTTGTGCTCATTTACATGGTATGCATTCCATTCAAGTTCCACTAATGAATGTCTAGAATTTAGAAAACCTATGCACTAAACGAGCATGGAAATCTAAATTTGAAAAGTTGAAACACTTTTCCTTTACAGCTTTCCATGTATAAATTTCTCCAGTATTGTAAAATAGATATGGTATATGTAACTATTATTTCTGTAAACCTGTATGTCAATCAGCAGTTCAGTTAAAAAGAGTTAAATGGCCCCAAAAACCATAGCCCCTTGTAACAAAGAATGCTGGCAATAGAGAACAAATGCGTATATTGTTTTCGAGCCACAACTTTTTTAATGAAGGGAAAGTGAGTCCAGATTATTTTAAGTTGTTGTTAAGACTTTAGACTGTGGTGAAAATGTATGCATCAGTAATAGAGAACCAACTTTGTTAAAACATAACGATACATGCATATTGTCTTCCCATCAGGTCAATCCATGTCCACTTGAACAACATGGTCCAAGTATAGTTTCCAACTCATAAGATAACCATGAAAATTCAAGATACAACTACGGCAATAAATTTCAAACAAGTATGATTACACCACTGAAAACTTGCACAACTTACTCAGCTACATAGCTCTTGACAAGTGCAAAATATATCCTCCAAAAGTCTCGTTCCTTCAAGTGGCGAGGGCAAAGCCTAAATCTAAGTTGTGAAAGTTCCTGGAGAGAAAAGTAGGGGTATAGTAGAAGAAAATCAGTTAAATGCAGAATCACTTCAGGCAGCAATTTTCACTTTATGGCAAATTAATAAAAACTGCCATGCCTACATGTAAAACTAAGGGATAAAGTAGCAATTTACCCCTGTCATCAACAGGCAAATCACCCCAAAATCAATTTTGTGTGCAATTAAGTCTAAAATTTTTGACAAATACCCAAAAAATTACACACACCGAGTTCAGTCATAATTATGACATAATTACCAACAACATGGCACTGGCTGCATCACCTTGATACAATCAAGAAATAAGCTTCTATAACTACCCTTTTAGTGGTTAAAAAAATTCTCCAATAGAATAAACTACAAGCTAATTCCTAAATACTACCCTTTGTTTGAATTTAGTTGTATAGGAGAAATCAACAGAAATTAAGGAGGAGAAAtgaagagaagagaaaagaatatagatttttttcttattatttggaTAGATTTTTAGAAAAGAAGAGAAGTATAATTtctctcttaaaaaaaaaagatgaaaaatgaCTATTGTACCTTTACAATTTTAAAAAGATAACCTTTAAAGAATTTTCAGACAAATAACCTGACCATCTTTCCATTTCCCATCATTTCCCACCAAATTggtggaaaatattttcggttcatttcaagggattgaaaaatataatttctcttattttctcctcttttctctcttttattgGTAGTCCAAACAGGAgaatttaaagaattaaatttcttttcttttctccctaATTCCCTCAATCCAAACAAAGCGTAAGGGATTCACAATTCCACACAAATTGCTAAAAAAAGAAGCAAGAAATAgcagaaaaaagaaattaaaacctTGACTTTGGAAAGAACAAGAGTAGCGTGTCGCTCCTGCCACTGAGAGAGATCCTTTCGAATATTGGCCGATGTAGTTTCAGTAGCAGCAAGAATTTCATCGCTAAAAGTGACAGTTCCATCAGTACCATCTTCTTCAGCTAAAAAGATTCATTCAAAAAACACAACAGAATTAGAAGAAAGAATTTAACATTTTGAAGCTCTtcgtaagaagaagaagattgcAAAAGAGTGTCACCCTGAAGTGGGAAATTCTTGAAAGTGTCCAGTGTGAAGGATTTGACATGATTGATTAATTGAGAAGTGACTCCAAGCAGCTCTTCTTCATCTTCATGTGTGttttgctgctgctgctgattTGGGCTTTTGGCGTTTTTAGCAGTGCGTCGAAACCATGAAGACCAGTCCATGGCATTGTTAGGAAATTGAAGTTGAAAATTGCCACATTTTCAATCTTCCCTCAATTAGGGCTTTTCTTAATTCTGTTAGATTTTAATAATAAGAAGATCACTATTACCTAGTATAGCCGGTTCACGGATGCAAGATAAAAGatacattattatttaatttttatattataaaaatagatataaattaattttataattttaaaaaaatatattgaaaagtttttaaaatgtctgttaatttattttttttattaattttaataattaagtgttataaaataaagtttattttagtaattaaatGTTACAAAATAAAGTTTAGAATACTTTTGGTGTGAAaagattatttataaaattgataaattaattaaaattaaataataaaaataaattattttattaaaaaatattttttataaaataatatttttaaatataaattatttttcggaAGTCTTAGTCTATATCAATATTAACTTCTCTAACTATGATATTTGGGCTTAGTCTAAGTATTTTGGCCAACTGTTGCTGGGCTCTGTTTATTCCTTTAACATGTTGCAGAAAATATAAGGAGATTTTCAGCACTAGGCCCATGTTCGGCTTCGCCATAAACATTCTCGTTTATAAGTTGtccatttaaaaatatatatatattaaaattattgtattaaTCAACTAAGTataaaattagttttggatttaCAGATTTAATCTGATGGTAAGTATatctgagtaaatttgagaaatttcatATTCTACTCTCCcacatttaagaaaaatatatatatatatatatatatatagataaaattagatttaaaaataaataaataaataaaattttcaataactaGATTAATTTTAATCCATCCGACAATAACATAATTCAAATTGAgtataaaaaaagagaaatttactatttaatcattgagtattgctattattaataaataagtctttatatttttaaaaatctattaaaacgtccttatttttTATCTCAGTCAATGAAATAgactttctattttcttttttattaaaaataaataaaagatgagagaaaaaatttttaaaatttaattttaccctaaataaaatctcttatttagtacttagatattgttattattaataagtcagtccttatatttttaaaaatttattaaaacgttcttattttttctcatgtctattaaaatattttttccgtcaacgaaatagtctatcctcctcctctttctcctcctccgaaaaaaagacaaaaaaaaagaagatgatgaaagagaagaagaataataaaaagaaaaatcgaaaaaaaatcaaagaagaagaagaaaaaaaaagaaccaaattagaagaagaaaatgaggaagaATCGATGAAAAAAAATGAGGAAAAGATTgagataatttagttttttgatatatttttaatggtataACTAGGtgaaagaaatattttattgatgaaaagaaaaaataaaaatattttaataatttttttaaaatataaagattgacttaataataataataataatattcaataattaaggtataaattttcttataaaaaatgaTTAGACATATCTAAAActaattgaaatcaaatagaaaTATTTCTTTTGTTTAAATTAGACCGTATCAGAACTCAAtccaaatagaaaataatatctTAAGGTTatgcaattcaattttaatCCAATCAATGAGATGCTTATGGCTctatttatcataaaaaaaattaatttaattaattttttaatatcaagaattcaattttttttaattttataaaataaaaaatatataaataacatgtaattatatcataattcatttaaattatactcgtgttattcattatttttctttttttatcaattttaaaaattaataggatattaattaatatactaaTTACTTAAATTTCAAATGAATAGCTGAGTTTCTTTTTTCACTCTTTATAAAGTAATGGATCATTcgataattactaattaataatttatagggttttattttttttttttttgaaatagggggttgGGAGAGTAGAATCTCAGACCTCTCAGGTCtatcaggatgcactttccaccaggttaAGTCTCGGAATGCAATTTATAGGGTTTTATTGAAATtgaatagttatatttttaattattctcaTAAATTATATGGTCTAAATACGTTATAGAAATTAAGAGGTAATAATTTTGAGATTGCAGTAATTTAATAatcatgattttaaaatttattgaaattaaataattatattttaaaattataaaaatcaattaaaatcaaagtatttttatcatttcatatattattaataatttaaataactgcaaaattaaataatgtaaaaaaataagaaaaaaattgctACGTTAGCCTGTATGAAATTttgcaaaaaagaaaattgtcgaaagaaaaaaaaaatattaattcaaaTAGAGAAATAAGTTTTTGCTATATCGTTACGTCATTAGttagcaataatttaaaaaaaaagtgagaaaaaatacagaaaatacaaaataatttttattctattgttttcttcttttctttaaaaagttttttttttttttttttttttttgttattttatcctAGTTTGGGACAAGATGCCGTTATGAATGAATGCGTTGTCCGAAAATAATGAGAGCGCATGCAAATGGACATGATGGGTTGATGGGAGTTTGTTCATTCGCCCACCGCCACTGCTCCATCTCTCCATGTGAGGTCACTACTTGACACGTGTCTTCCTGCTGTTACCTTGTCTCTATTCAACATTTTctgccttttatttttttaaattattatttaatttttataatataaaaaaacattattaattatttaatttaaaaatacattaaaatattttaatattttaaaaattttattagttaatttttttattaattttataaagtgaTTAACTATCTTTCAAAACTTAAATacgttataatatattttttaaaattaaaaaattaattagtaaattattttatattataaaattaagttcactttaatttaaaaaaattaataaattaatttatgtatattaaaaagtaattatttaatttatattttaaataaataaaaaaattattttttagtttatgacgtttaacataattaacacttctatccctctattttggaGACCCAgcacttaagtccctcattttctttttcgtccaaattcgtagtctttccgtccatttaaaccatttggtcaaagagtcaaaagtgagaggtgataatttttttttaaaataactttcTCTCAATgtgaatctttttttttaatattttctccagttgcagaaaggataaaaaaaagaagaagaagaagttgcagaaagggtaataagaagaagaagaaaagttacagaaagggtaggaagaataaaaaaaaaaagggtttgggttttgtgattttgaaatagtgagagttaattttgtcaattcatatgtcccaaacggctattttggacggaaagactatgaatttggacagaaaagaaagtgagggacttaagtgttgaatCGCCAAAATAGATAGATAAaagtattaattacgttaaatctcagggattaaaaaataatttttcttaaataaattaattaatctataaatttaaaaactgaataaattaacATTGTTATActaattttaaagatttattttacCAGTAATAAATTACAAAGAACCAATCATTCAAATaaatactaaattataaatGGAATAAAATAACAGACGAAAatgtagtttttattttattttttaactgaaACCGTTACAGTTGATATTGGATGCTTAcaaatatattttgaaattatataattattttaaaattttataataaaaatggtgttaaatttaataaactgcatataat
Coding sequences within it:
- the LOC110630056 gene encoding transcriptional corepressor LEUNIG_HOMOLOG isoform X2 — encoded protein: MGQNNWEADKMLDVYIHDYLLKRKLHNSAKAFMTEGKVATDPVAIDAPGGFLFEWWSVFWDIFIARTNEKHSEAAAAYIEAQQIKAREQQMQMQQLQLMQHRNAQMQRRDPNHPALAGSISAINSEGMMGQPSASVLAMKMYEERIKHPRPMDSESSPALLDANRAALFKSATSHQTQLVPGNSGNISAALQQIQAQTPLTTDIKSEVNLGPTQKSLPMEPSSIYGQAILQSKSGLGGAGLNQGVTGLPLKGWPLTGIDQLRPALGVQMQKPNLQTQNQFLLASQQQQVLAQAQAPSSLGNSSNFGDMDPRRLNQLPRGSLNTKDGHSTRNDGSICSPVQSSSPKMKMAQMQHSSSQQPGQLQQQQGNRKRKQHSSSGAANSTGTGNTVGPSPNSPPSTHTPGDGITTASSLQHVNSVSKGLMMYGPEGTGGLASSSNMLEDMDCFGDIASLDDNVEQFLPHDGGDGSNLYGTLKQSSTEHQKESTKGFTFGEVGCIRTRNSKVTCCHFSSDGKLLASAGHDKKVVLWNMDTLQTENTPEEHKLVITDVRFRPNSSQLATASVDKSVWLWDAANPSYSLHAHTGPTPVMSLDFHPKKTDLFCFSDNDNEIRYFNINPFACTRVSKGGTAQVRFQPRIGHLLAAASDKVVSIFDVETDRQTFTFQGHSEMVNYICWDANGDILASVSQNLVKIWSLASGECIQEFGSSGNQYHSCVFHPSYSTLLVIGGISSLELWNMAENKSMTISAHDNIISALAQSPVNGMVASASHDTSVKLWK
- the LOC110630056 gene encoding transcriptional corepressor LEUNIG_HOMOLOG isoform X1, which codes for MGQNNWEADKMLDVYIHDYLLKRKLHNSAKAFMTEGKVATDPVAIDAPGGFLFEWWSVFWDIFIARTNEKHSEAAAAYIEAQQIKAREQQMQMQQLQLMQHRNAQMQRRDPNHPALAGSISAINSEGMMGQPSASVLAMKMYEERIKHPRPMDSESSPALLDANRAALFKSATSHQTQLVPGNSGNISAALQQIQAQTPLTTDIKSEVNLGPTQKSLPMEPSSIYGQAILQSKSGLGGAGLNQGVTGLPLKGWPLTGIDQLRPALGVQMQKPNLQTQNQFLLASQQQQVLAQAQAPSSLGNSSNFGDMDPRRLNQLPRGSLNTKDGHSTRNDGSICSPVQSSSPKMKMAQMQHSSSQQPGQLQQQQGNRKRKQHSSSGAANSTGTGNTVGPSPNSPPSTHTPGDGITTASSLQHVNSVSKGLMMYGPEGTGGLASSSNMLEDMDCFGDIASLDDNVEQFLPHDGGDGSNLYGTLKQSSTEHQKESTKGFTFGEVGCIRTRNSKVTCCHFSSDGKLLASAGHDKKVVLWNMDTLQTENTPEEHKLVITDVRFRPNSSQLATASVDKSVWLWDAANPSYSLHAHTGPTPVMSLDFHPKKTDLFCFSDNDNEIRYFNINPFACTRVSKGGTAQVRFQPRIGHLLAAASDKVVSIFDVETDRQTFTFQQGHSEMVNYICWDANGDILASVSQNLVKIWSLASGECIQEFGSSGNQYHSCVFHPSYSTLLVIGGISSLELWNMAENKSMTISAHDNIISALAQSPVNGMVASASHDTSVKLWK
- the LOC110630056 gene encoding transcriptional corepressor LEUNIG_HOMOLOG isoform X3, with product MGQNNWEADKMLDVYIHDYLLKRKLHNSAKAFMTEGKVATDPVAIDAPGGFLFEWWSVFWDIFIARTNEKHSEAAAAYIEAQQIKAREQQMQMQQLQLMQHRNAQMQRRDPNHPALAGSISAINSEGMMGQPSASVLAMKMYEERIKHPRPMDSESSPALLDANRAALFKSATSHQTQLVPGNSGNISAALQQIQAQTPLTTDIKSEVNLGPTQKSLPMEPSSIYGQAILQSKSGLGGAGLNQGVTGLPLKGWPLTGIDQLRPALGVQMQKPNLQTQNQFLLASQQQQVLAQAQAPSSLGNSSNFGDMDPRRLNQLPRGSLNTKDGHSTRNDGSICSPVQSSSPKMKMAQMQHSSSQQPGQLQQQQGNRKRKQHSSSGAANSTGTGNTVGPSPNSPPSTHTPGDGITTASSLQHVNSVSKGLMMYGPEGTGGLASSSNMLEDMDCFGDIASLDDNVEQFLPHDGGDGSNLYGTLKQSSTEHQKESTKGFTFGEVGCIRTRNSKVTCCHFSSDGKLLASAGHDKKPSYSLHAHTGPTPVMSLDFHPKKTDLFCFSDNDNEIRYFNINPFACTRVSKGGTAQVRFQPRIGHLLAAASDKVVSIFDVETDRQTFTFQQGHSEMVNYICWDANGDILASVSQNLVKIWSLASGECIQEFGSSGNQYHSCVFHPSYSTLLVIGGISSLELWNMAENKSMTISAHDNIISALAQSPVNGMVASASHDTSVKLWK